Proteins co-encoded in one Methylobacterium sp. WL1 genomic window:
- a CDS encoding PAS domain-containing protein, producing the protein MPKLKTSDDRICATALQYALDTLEIAGPWDWDIGSDVVRSNTFVALLFGVDPDEAAAGLPLSAYIRGMHRDDQEHVHTLIRRSVDEDVPFVAEYRVHSADGVTRWVLDRGYIMRDSLGRPARGRGIIVDLTRSRTGKFTATVEDPAPVVSPLEQAADHAVAAQRIIAELQDPDLKARADALLFEVGRRLAQHEVRARRRCMN; encoded by the coding sequence GTGCCGAAGCTAAAGACCTCCGATGACCGAATCTGTGCGACGGCGCTTCAGTACGCGCTGGATACCTTAGAGATTGCCGGGCCCTGGGATTGGGATATTGGTTCGGACGTGGTTCGTTCCAACACGTTTGTCGCGTTGCTGTTCGGCGTCGACCCTGACGAGGCCGCTGCCGGACTTCCGTTGTCCGCTTACATTCGCGGCATGCATCGAGACGACCAGGAACACGTCCACACCCTGATTCGCCGCAGCGTCGACGAGGATGTGCCTTTCGTCGCCGAATACCGGGTGCATTCGGCCGATGGCGTCACACGCTGGGTGCTCGACCGAGGGTACATCATGCGCGACTCGTTGGGACGCCCTGCGCGCGGACGCGGGATCATCGTCGACCTGACGCGCTCGCGCACGGGCAAGTTCACCGCCACAGTAGAAGATCCTGCACCTGTCGTGTCACCTCTGGAGCAGGCGGCAGACCACGCGGTGGCCGCGCAGCGCATCATCGCCGAACTCCAAGACCCCGACCTGAAGGCACGCGCAGACGCCCTGCTATTCGAAGTGGGGCGGCGGCTGGCTCAGCACGAAGTTCGAGCGCGACGCAGGTGCATGAACTAA
- a CDS encoding tyrosine-type recombinase/integrase, whose protein sequence is MGHSAYDPATKGRQSWNAGRKLGAKRALKPQQVWAIRFWLDRERRVRDRAMFDLAIDSKLRGCDIVKLKIGDLVSGGRVRTRAIVTQHKTGRPVQFELLEPARSSILVWLEVRGGALDDYAFPSRIDCVAHISTGQYARLVDEWVTGIGLRCEDYGTHSLRRTKASLIYKRTGNLRAVQILLGHTKIESTVRYLGVDVEDAFTLAEVTEI, encoded by the coding sequence ATGGGACACTCTGCATACGATCCGGCCACGAAAGGTCGGCAGTCCTGGAACGCCGGCCGCAAGCTCGGCGCCAAACGTGCCCTCAAACCTCAGCAGGTCTGGGCCATCCGGTTCTGGCTTGATCGCGAACGGCGCGTGCGTGACCGCGCGATGTTCGACCTAGCCATCGATAGCAAGCTGCGAGGCTGCGACATCGTCAAGCTTAAAATCGGCGATCTCGTCAGCGGTGGTCGCGTCCGCACACGAGCGATCGTCACTCAGCACAAAACCGGCCGGCCGGTACAGTTCGAGCTTCTTGAGCCAGCCCGCAGCAGCATCCTGGTTTGGCTGGAAGTTCGGGGTGGGGCGCTCGATGACTATGCCTTCCCGAGCAGGATCGATTGCGTCGCGCACATCAGCACCGGGCAGTATGCGCGTTTGGTCGATGAGTGGGTGACGGGCATCGGGCTGCGGTGCGAGGACTACGGAACCCATTCCCTGCGGCGAACGAAGGCATCGTTGATTTACAAGCGGACCGGCAACCTGCGCGCCGTGCAGATCCTACTGGGCCACACAAAAATCGAGAGCACCGTCAGATACCTCGGCGTCGATGTCGAGGATGCGTTCACGCTTGCGGAAGTGACTGAAATTTGA
- a CDS encoding SRPBCC family protein produces MSATGSRTGRGPNRRSAAGHEPEVERSITIEGIPKDELYRRWRDPETLRRIMAPFADVQPTGDGRTRWSAGHDLGSWDMRLADDEPGAFMRWEALDEGALIREASVRFRSAAGNRGTVVVLRASLDPPGGMLGRVATRMLNDTVPAALASKSLHYFKALVQTGEIPTTERQPAARPDPR; encoded by the coding sequence ATGAGCGCAACGGGTAGCCGAACCGGAAGAGGGCCGAACCGACGGTCGGCCGCGGGACATGAGCCGGAGGTCGAGCGCTCGATCACGATCGAGGGTATTCCTAAGGACGAACTCTATCGTCGCTGGCGCGATCCGGAGACCTTGCGGCGGATCATGGCGCCGTTCGCGGATGTCCAGCCCACGGGTGACGGGCGGACACGCTGGAGCGCCGGCCACGATCTCGGCTCCTGGGACATGCGCTTGGCCGACGACGAGCCCGGCGCGTTCATGCGCTGGGAGGCCCTGGACGAGGGAGCCCTGATCCGGGAGGCGTCCGTCCGCTTCCGCTCCGCTGCGGGCAACCGGGGCACGGTGGTCGTCCTGCGCGCCAGCCTCGATCCGCCCGGCGGCATGCTCGGCCGGGTCGCGACCCGGATGCTGAACGATACGGTGCCGGCGGCCCTCGCGAGCAAGTCGCTGCACTACTTCAAGGCTCTCGTTCAGACCGGAGAGATCCCCACCACCGAGCGCCAGCCGGCGGCTCGGCCCGACCCGCGCTGA
- a CDS encoding peptidoglycan-binding domain-containing protein: MKLRHIFLASTVLVALTGGYAQAQQSAVSNQRVTQDQSDGQGTQIFVSSAGVRQIQQALTQKGYSTGNVDGRWNSQTAAAARSFQQAQNMEPTGTLTIPLVYGLGLEQDIISGNRGGKAGDQARDQGTKQADNQRVVVERADSRGTPLYVSPAGVRQIQQALNQQGWNTGQVDGRWGPATVQAARSYQQVHGLEPSGRLEVGLISALGLTDPIFSAGHGTGPQAANVARPQPTQASGSGGDRQVDNQRIAVERTDTPGEPLWMNADAVRQIQQVLNQRGYAAGHLDGSWNNDTTIAATHFQQAQGLEPTGTLTTNLLASVGMSRWQRGELLGGMTAQANAPGNPNPQTTGSFNQAGNAGSAATSAAGSGDSAKSNAQSDQNGSDAQGTSGAR; this comes from the coding sequence ATGAAACTGAGGCATATCTTCCTCGCGAGCACGGTGCTCGTCGCATTGACCGGTGGTTACGCACAGGCTCAGCAATCGGCTGTCAGCAACCAGCGTGTGACCCAGGACCAATCGGACGGGCAAGGCACTCAGATCTTCGTCAGCTCGGCGGGCGTGCGGCAGATCCAGCAGGCGTTGACCCAGAAGGGCTACAGCACGGGCAACGTGGACGGCCGCTGGAACTCGCAGACTGCGGCGGCGGCGCGCAGCTTCCAGCAGGCGCAGAATATGGAGCCGACCGGCACGCTCACCATCCCGCTGGTCTACGGTCTTGGTCTCGAGCAGGACATCATCTCGGGCAATCGCGGCGGAAAGGCCGGGGACCAAGCGCGCGACCAGGGGACGAAGCAGGCCGACAACCAGCGCGTCGTCGTCGAGCGCGCGGATAGCCGCGGCACGCCCCTCTATGTCAGCCCCGCGGGCGTCAGGCAGATCCAGCAGGCCCTGAACCAGCAGGGGTGGAATACCGGACAGGTGGATGGACGCTGGGGACCCGCGACCGTGCAGGCCGCGCGCAGCTACCAGCAGGTGCATGGGCTCGAGCCGTCGGGACGGCTCGAGGTTGGCCTGATCTCCGCACTCGGTCTAACCGATCCGATCTTCTCGGCCGGGCATGGCACAGGCCCGCAGGCTGCTAACGTGGCACGACCGCAGCCGACGCAGGCGAGCGGGTCGGGCGGCGACCGGCAGGTCGACAACCAGCGCATCGCCGTGGAGCGCACCGATACCCCCGGCGAACCGCTTTGGATGAATGCCGACGCAGTGCGCCAAATCCAGCAGGTGCTGAACCAGCGGGGCTATGCGGCCGGTCATCTCGACGGCAGCTGGAACAACGACACGACGATCGCGGCGACTCACTTCCAGCAGGCGCAGGGTCTCGAGCCGACCGGCACGTTGACCACCAACCTGCTAGCCTCGGTCGGCATGTCACGCTGGCAGCGGGGCGAGTTGCTGGGCGGCATGACGGCCCAGGCGAACGCGCCGGGCAATCCGAACCCACAGACGACCGGCTCCTTCAACCAAGCTGGGAATGCGGGCTCTGCCGCAACGAGCGCCGCGGGATCCGGCGACTCCGCGAAGTCCAATGCGCAAAGCGACCAGAATGGCAGCGATGCGCAGGGGACGTCGGGCGCGCGGTAG
- a CDS encoding two pore domain potassium channel family protein, whose product MLSTLERASGALVMGIVLSDVFLTVLYARIGTGLLAERAAHLTWIAFRRAAEAAGSRRGTVLSFCGPVILLLYVLLWAGGLTLGAALIIHPGLGTGVQASNGPTPTDFLTALYAGGSSMAIVGASDFKPTNDAYRVVYLANSLIGMSVTSLVLTYVMQVYGALLRRNALGLQLHVLSGETSDAGELLARLGPCGQFSAGYSHLVSLGDAMAEMKEAHHFYPVLFYFRFQQPYYSVSAQAHLALDTASLIRSTLAGEEAALLREAAAVEALWRVAHRLVVTLESAFLAGAPPRALAADPEARQRWRAHWDRAASRLAEAGIAVLRDDAAVQAYLDLRAQWSPHIARLAPAMAYRSEDIAAGGPEGS is encoded by the coding sequence ATGCTGTCCACCCTCGAACGCGCGTCCGGTGCCCTGGTCATGGGGATCGTCCTCTCCGACGTGTTCCTCACCGTCCTGTACGCGCGCATCGGGACCGGGCTGCTCGCCGAGCGTGCCGCGCATCTCACCTGGATTGCCTTCCGCCGCGCTGCTGAGGCGGCCGGCTCACGACGCGGTACGGTGCTGTCGTTCTGCGGACCAGTCATCCTTCTGCTCTACGTCCTGCTCTGGGCTGGCGGCCTGACCCTCGGCGCGGCGCTGATCATCCATCCAGGCCTCGGCACGGGCGTGCAGGCGAGCAACGGCCCCACACCCACGGATTTCCTCACCGCGCTCTACGCCGGGGGCAGCAGCATGGCGATCGTCGGTGCCAGCGACTTCAAGCCGACGAACGACGCCTACCGCGTCGTCTACCTGGCGAACTCGCTGATCGGGATGTCCGTGACCTCGCTGGTTCTGACCTACGTCATGCAGGTCTACGGCGCCCTCCTGCGGCGCAACGCACTCGGGCTGCAGCTCCACGTCCTCTCGGGGGAGACGTCCGACGCGGGTGAGTTGCTGGCGCGCCTTGGGCCTTGTGGGCAGTTCAGCGCTGGGTACAGCCATCTGGTCTCGCTGGGCGACGCGATGGCCGAGATGAAGGAAGCGCATCACTTCTACCCGGTGTTGTTCTACTTCCGATTCCAGCAGCCGTACTACTCGGTCTCGGCGCAGGCTCACCTCGCACTCGATACGGCGTCCTTGATCCGCAGCACACTTGCGGGCGAGGAGGCGGCGTTGCTGAGGGAGGCGGCGGCGGTCGAAGCACTCTGGCGGGTGGCTCACAGGCTGGTCGTCACGCTGGAATCGGCCTTCCTGGCGGGGGCTCCGCCGCGGGCGCTGGCGGCCGATCCCGAGGCGCGGCAGCGGTGGCGCGCCCATTGGGACAGGGCCGCATCCCGGCTCGCCGAGGCGGGGATCGCGGTCTTGCGGGATGACGCAGCCGTGCAAGCCTATCTCGACCTGCGCGCGCAATGGTCCCCGCACATCGCGCGGCTCGCCCCCGCGATGGCCTACCGGAGCGAAGATATCGCAGCGGGCGGACCGGAGGGCTCCTAA
- a CDS encoding PAS domain-containing protein yields MSWDRSITTGEQYEVELGIRSADDTHRWFLAQPQTVRDAAGAVTQWGCTDTHIDDRRPQAKEEAVHFFGGFASKRPFCFRPASDMESLELQLPVRVRA; encoded by the coding sequence ATGAGCTGGGACCGCTCCATCACGACCGGCGAGCAATACGAGGTCGAGTTGGGCATTCGTAGCGCAGATGACACCCATCGCTGGTTTCTGGCGCAACCGCAGACGGTCAGGGATGCGGCTGGGGCTGTGACCCAATGGGGCTGCACCGACACCCATATCGACGACCGGCGCCCCCAAGCGAAGGAGGAAGCCGTCCACTTTTTCGGCGGCTTTGCTTCAAAGCGGCCATTCTGCTTTCGGCCAGCATCGGACATGGAAAGTCTTGAGCTTCAGCTGCCTGTCAGAGTTCGAGCGTGA
- a CDS encoding zinc-dependent alcohol dehydrogenase codes for MRALVWHGKEDIRCDTVTDPEIEDGRDVIVKVTSCAICGSDLHLFHNFIPAMLPGDIMGHEAMGEVVETGRGLNGTLKKGDRVVVPFTIVCGECDQCKRGYFSVCQKSNRKKHLADKVFGHTTAGLFGYSHLTGGYPGGQAEYLRVPFADATVQKVPKGIPDEKLLFLSDIFPTGWQAAVQADIQPTDTVAIWGCGPVGQMTIRSAVLLGAEQVIAIDHLPERLEMAEAGGAITINFDDENVVERLNELTGGEGPEKCIDCIGMESHVSPTMPDTVYDRAKQIFMAESDRPHVLREMIHVCRPGGLISIPGVYGGLADKIPMGAAMNKGLTFRMGQTHVQRWTGDLLRRIEEEQIDPSFVITHEVPLDKGAEMYRTFRDKQDSCIKVVLKP; via the coding sequence ATGCGAGCCCTGGTCTGGCACGGGAAGGAAGATATCCGCTGCGATACCGTCACCGATCCGGAGATCGAGGACGGGCGTGATGTCATCGTCAAGGTCACGAGCTGCGCGATCTGCGGCTCGGACCTGCACCTGTTCCACAACTTCATCCCCGCCATGCTGCCCGGCGACATCATGGGCCACGAGGCCATGGGCGAAGTCGTCGAGACCGGGCGCGGGCTCAACGGCACGCTGAAGAAGGGCGACCGGGTCGTGGTGCCGTTCACCATCGTCTGCGGTGAGTGCGACCAGTGCAAGCGCGGCTACTTCTCCGTCTGCCAGAAAAGCAACCGCAAGAAACACCTCGCCGACAAGGTCTTCGGCCACACGACCGCGGGCCTATTCGGGTATTCCCACCTCACCGGCGGCTACCCGGGCGGCCAAGCCGAGTACCTGCGCGTGCCGTTCGCCGATGCGACCGTCCAGAAGGTGCCGAAGGGTATCCCAGACGAGAAGCTGCTCTTCCTCTCGGACATCTTCCCGACCGGTTGGCAGGCGGCCGTCCAGGCTGACATCCAGCCCACCGATACCGTGGCGATCTGGGGGTGCGGCCCGGTCGGCCAGATGACGATCCGCTCCGCCGTCCTCCTGGGCGCCGAGCAGGTCATCGCTATCGATCACCTGCCGGAACGATTGGAGATGGCCGAGGCGGGGGGCGCCATCACGATCAATTTCGACGACGAGAACGTCGTCGAGCGGCTGAACGAGCTGACCGGTGGCGAGGGTCCCGAGAAGTGCATCGACTGCATCGGCATGGAGAGCCACGTCAGCCCCACCATGCCGGATACGGTCTACGACCGGGCCAAGCAGATCTTCATGGCCGAGAGCGACCGGCCGCACGTGCTGCGCGAGATGATCCATGTCTGCCGCCCCGGAGGCCTGATCTCGATCCCGGGGGTCTACGGCGGGCTGGCCGACAAGATCCCAATGGGCGCGGCGATGAACAAAGGCCTGACGTTCCGTATGGGGCAGACCCACGTCCAGCGCTGGACCGGCGATCTCCTGCGCCGGATCGAGGAGGAGCAGATCGACCCCTCCTTCGTCATCACGCACGAGGTCCCGCTCGACAAGGGGGCGGAGATGTACCGGACGTTCCGGGACAAGCAGGACAGCTGCATCAAAGTCGTTCTCAAACCCTGA
- a CDS encoding PDR/VanB family oxidoreductase has translation MLRLTLVHPQRPELPSWEPGAHVDLRLPDGRTRQYSLCGDPADRGRYVLAIKREDAGRGGSLWTHNNLVAGAVAHVSQPRNNFGLAADAQRHLLIGGGIGVTPLAAMARRLASTGADFTLHFCARSAEQAPLLPELLALCGDRLRCWFSAEGSRFGPAILGSPDERIHVYACGPQRLTDAVQTGLTAAGWPAERVHVEHFVPMADENYKPEPFDALIASTGAVVHVPADVSLLDVLRQRGFAMPSSCEMGVCGSCECGYRDGTVIHRDVVLPVAKRQDRMMPCVSRARTKVTLEL, from the coding sequence GTGCTGCGCCTGACGCTCGTCCACCCTCAGCGTCCCGAACTTCCGTCATGGGAGCCCGGTGCGCATGTCGACCTGCGCCTACCGGATGGCCGCACGCGCCAGTATTCGCTCTGTGGCGATCCAGCCGACCGTGGCCGATACGTTCTGGCGATCAAGCGTGAGGATGCCGGTCGCGGCGGCTCGCTGTGGACGCATAACAACTTGGTTGCGGGCGCCGTCGCGCACGTCTCGCAGCCGCGCAACAACTTCGGGCTCGCCGCCGACGCGCAGCGTCATCTGCTGATCGGCGGCGGAATCGGCGTGACGCCGCTCGCCGCCATGGCCCGGCGCCTCGCTTCGACCGGTGCAGACTTCACCCTCCACTTTTGCGCACGCTCTGCCGAGCAAGCGCCACTGCTACCCGAGTTGCTGGCCCTCTGCGGCGACCGGCTCCGCTGCTGGTTCTCCGCGGAAGGCTCGCGCTTCGGTCCCGCAATACTCGGATCTCCGGACGAGCGCATCCACGTCTACGCCTGCGGGCCTCAGCGGCTCACCGACGCGGTGCAGACCGGACTCACTGCCGCCGGATGGCCGGCGGAGCGGGTGCATGTCGAGCACTTCGTGCCAATGGCAGACGAGAACTACAAACCCGAACCCTTCGACGCACTGATCGCCTCGACTGGAGCGGTCGTCCACGTCCCGGCCGATGTCTCACTGCTCGACGTGTTGCGCCAGCGCGGCTTCGCGATGCCCTCGTCCTGCGAGATGGGCGTGTGCGGGTCCTGCGAGTGCGGCTACCGGGACGGTACCGTCATCCACCGCGATGTGGTGCTGCCAGTCGCCAAACGTCAGGACCGGATGATGCCTTGCGTCTCCCGCGCCCGCACGAAGGTCACGCTCGAACTCTGA
- a CDS encoding Crp/Fnr family transcriptional regulator, protein METRALITVTDVSVAGAARVPRLSAPARAGGGAVCALARKLDSFAPLTEEDRAALQGWTDYVRPVARHTVLVEQGRVADHALIVLAGFANRHKCRMSGRRQILAYLVPGDLCDRGALQGYPLDHAIEALTPCRIAKVPRVPYMDLLGRHPRIALALQRARLAEEAMARAWLVNLGMRSGPERMAHLLCELLERLGAIGQTADGQYDLPLTQADLADALGLSSVHVNRVLQTLRRDGFISLRKRRLRILAPRRLRQLAEFEAGYLSRSPAVSGDPY, encoded by the coding sequence ATGGAGACACGCGCCCTGATCACCGTGACGGATGTTTCCGTCGCCGGGGCCGCTCGCGTGCCGCGGCTTTCGGCTCCGGCCCGGGCGGGGGGCGGCGCCGTCTGTGCGCTGGCCCGCAAGCTCGACAGCTTTGCGCCGCTGACGGAGGAGGATCGTGCGGCCCTTCAGGGCTGGACCGACTATGTCCGGCCGGTCGCGCGGCACACGGTTCTGGTGGAACAGGGACGCGTGGCCGACCACGCGCTGATCGTCCTTGCTGGGTTCGCCAACCGTCATAAGTGCCGGATGTCGGGTCGTCGCCAGATCCTGGCCTATCTGGTGCCCGGTGATCTCTGCGACCGCGGCGCCCTCCAGGGCTACCCGCTCGACCACGCGATCGAGGCGCTCACGCCCTGTCGGATCGCCAAGGTCCCGCGCGTCCCCTACATGGACCTGCTCGGCCGGCATCCCCGCATCGCTCTGGCGCTACAGCGCGCAAGGCTCGCGGAGGAGGCGATGGCGCGCGCGTGGCTGGTCAACCTCGGCATGCGCTCGGGCCCTGAACGCATGGCCCATCTCCTGTGCGAGCTGCTGGAACGGCTGGGCGCGATCGGCCAGACCGCGGACGGGCAGTACGATCTGCCGCTGACGCAGGCGGATCTCGCCGACGCGCTCGGCCTGTCGAGCGTGCACGTGAACCGCGTGTTGCAGACCCTGCGGCGCGACGGGTTCATCTCGCTGCGCAAACGCCGCCTGCGCATCCTCGCGCCGCGTCGGCTGCGTCAGCTCGCAGAGTTTGAGGCCGGGTACCTCTCGCGTTCGCCGGCCGTCTCCGGCGACCCCTATTAG
- a CDS encoding zinc-dependent alcohol dehydrogenase: MRALIWNGVNDLRVETVKDPEIVNPHDCILRVTMSTTCGSDLHFIDGYIPTMKAGDVIGHEFMGVVEEVGPEVKKVKAGDRVVVPSFITCGQCWYCKNKLHSLCDNTHPKPELQEPLFGYPTAGIYGYTHAFGGYAGAHAQYVRVPFADNDCFKAPDGLPDEQVLFLSDAAPTGYMGADFCNIRRGDVVAVWGCGGVGLMAQKSAFLMGAERVIGIDRLPERLQMARAHVGSETINYEEVDSVLEVLREMTGGRGPDACIDAVGMEAHGTGLQYAYDRAKQLAYMHTDRGQALREAIMACRKGGTLSILGVYGVMDKFPIGAIMNKGLTVRTAQQHGQAYMGRLLDHAQKGELNPSFLATHRFSLEDAPRGYAMFKHKNDGCVRSVFIP, translated from the coding sequence ATGCGTGCGCTCATCTGGAATGGCGTCAACGACCTCCGTGTCGAAACGGTCAAGGATCCCGAGATCGTCAACCCGCACGACTGCATCCTGCGGGTGACCATGTCGACCACCTGTGGCTCCGACCTGCACTTCATCGACGGCTACATCCCGACCATGAAGGCTGGCGACGTGATCGGCCACGAGTTCATGGGCGTGGTCGAGGAGGTCGGGCCCGAAGTGAAGAAGGTCAAGGCGGGCGACCGGGTCGTCGTGCCGTCCTTCATCACCTGCGGCCAGTGCTGGTACTGCAAGAACAAGCTTCATTCGCTCTGCGACAACACCCATCCCAAGCCCGAACTGCAGGAACCCCTCTTCGGGTATCCGACCGCAGGCATCTACGGCTACACCCACGCGTTCGGCGGCTATGCCGGCGCGCACGCCCAGTATGTGCGGGTCCCGTTCGCCGACAACGATTGCTTCAAGGCGCCGGACGGCCTGCCGGACGAGCAGGTGCTGTTTCTGTCGGACGCCGCGCCGACCGGCTACATGGGGGCGGATTTCTGCAACATCCGGCGCGGCGACGTGGTGGCCGTGTGGGGTTGCGGCGGCGTCGGCCTGATGGCCCAGAAGAGCGCCTTCCTAATGGGGGCCGAGCGGGTGATCGGGATCGATCGCCTGCCGGAGCGCCTGCAGATGGCCCGCGCGCATGTCGGCTCGGAGACCATCAACTACGAGGAGGTCGACAGCGTCCTCGAAGTCCTCAGGGAGATGACGGGCGGTCGGGGCCCCGACGCCTGCATCGACGCGGTCGGCATGGAGGCGCACGGGACCGGGCTGCAATACGCCTACGACCGCGCCAAGCAGCTCGCGTACATGCACACCGATCGCGGCCAGGCGCTGCGCGAGGCGATCATGGCATGCCGTAAGGGAGGCACCCTATCGATCCTGGGCGTCTACGGCGTGATGGACAAATTCCCGATCGGCGCGATCATGAACAAGGGCCTGACCGTGCGCACGGCGCAGCAACACGGCCAGGCCTACATGGGCCGCCTGCTCGACCATGCCCAGAAGGGTGAGCTGAATCCGTCGTTCCTGGCGACGCACCGTTTCTCGCTGGAGGATGCGCCGCGGGGCTACGCCATGTTCAAGCACAAGAATGACGGCTGCGTTCGCTCCGTGTTCATTCCCTGA
- a CDS encoding PAS domain S-box protein, whose translation MASDAMAVNESRDRSDAVMVPGLETLLAAFARQAQMFIGLVDSQLRPLFLNAAGRRMVGLQPDDDIAIIPVSDFFHPADRAVVRDVALPALLRGGRWEGELRFRHFRHGSGMTVRWHAFALYDGDESFIGAAMIGTDISARKRAEARLRASEARLQAAVDLVGLSPYSWDPQTGALDWDARVKALWGLPPDAPVDKQVWLSAIHPDDRRRVEAAAARCADPSGDGVYHIKYRVIGLRDGIERWVSTYGRTGFEDGRPASFVGVVVEITAQVHAEAALRESEHRLSATLAQLPIGVGLADPNGSIALANTALNRYALERIPSLEAQSSQRWQAYDPDGRRLPPAEYPGARALRGETVVPGIDFIFTHPDGRECWTRVSAAPFHNVDHEINGAIVVVQDVDREKRAEAALRESEERFRRFAEHSTNVLWLADLESGQLDVLSPAFRQVWGMDPADMPDVAGWLASVHPEDRDAASRALERVGGGETLVLKYRILRAADHTVRRIRDTFFPIPALDGHIRLVGGIAQDVTTDTDLRAYVIATGNDARRGLVGALEAAGYEVQAFASGRAFLAVAGSLMPGCVVLEFEEAGDLVVASELKAARTHLPVVAIGASRGDVGFGVRVMKAGAVDFLEEPWTPEALLFAVKTALAEIRDVAEQTRAHDESRGRIAALSARERAVLEGLLAGGTNKTIARTLGLSPRTVEIHRARVMEALGARTLPEAVLIATAAGVCPAVQDGV comes from the coding sequence TTGGCCTCGGACGCGATGGCCGTAAATGAGTCCCGGGACCGCTCCGACGCGGTGATGGTGCCGGGGCTGGAGACCCTCCTGGCGGCGTTTGCCCGTCAGGCCCAGATGTTCATCGGTCTCGTTGACTCGCAACTCCGGCCCCTGTTCCTGAACGCGGCCGGCCGCAGGATGGTCGGACTTCAGCCCGACGACGACATCGCGATCATCCCGGTCTCGGACTTCTTCCACCCGGCCGATCGCGCCGTCGTCCGCGACGTGGCGCTGCCGGCGCTGCTGCGCGGCGGCCGTTGGGAAGGCGAGTTGCGGTTCCGGCATTTCCGCCACGGCTCCGGAATGACGGTCCGATGGCACGCATTCGCGCTCTACGACGGTGACGAGAGCTTCATCGGCGCGGCGATGATCGGCACCGACATCTCGGCCCGCAAGCGCGCCGAGGCCCGGCTCCGCGCGAGCGAGGCCCGGCTGCAGGCCGCCGTAGATCTAGTCGGCCTGTCACCCTACTCCTGGGATCCGCAAACCGGCGCGCTGGATTGGGATGCGCGTGTGAAGGCCCTGTGGGGCCTCCCCCCCGACGCGCCCGTCGACAAGCAGGTGTGGCTCTCCGCCATCCACCCGGACGATCGCCGGCGCGTCGAGGCGGCGGCGGCGCGCTGCGCCGACCCGAGCGGCGACGGCGTCTACCACATCAAGTATCGCGTGATCGGCCTCCGCGACGGCATCGAGCGCTGGGTCTCGACCTACGGCCGAACCGGGTTCGAGGACGGGCGGCCGGCGTCGTTCGTCGGCGTCGTCGTGGAGATCACCGCACAGGTGCATGCCGAGGCGGCGTTGCGCGAGAGCGAGCATCGTCTCTCGGCGACGCTGGCCCAGTTGCCGATCGGGGTCGGTCTGGCCGACCCGAACGGGAGCATCGCGCTGGCGAACACGGCGCTCAATCGCTACGCACTCGAACGGATTCCCTCGTTGGAGGCGCAGTCGAGCCAGCGCTGGCAGGCGTACGACCCAGACGGGCGACGGCTGCCCCCTGCCGAGTATCCGGGGGCCCGGGCCCTCCGGGGCGAAACGGTCGTCCCGGGCATCGACTTCATTTTCACCCATCCCGACGGTCGGGAGTGCTGGACGCGCGTGAGTGCCGCCCCGTTTCACAACGTCGACCACGAGATCAACGGCGCCATCGTGGTGGTGCAGGACGTCGATCGGGAGAAGCGGGCCGAGGCGGCCCTGCGGGAGAGCGAGGAGCGCTTCCGTCGCTTCGCCGAGCATTCGACGAACGTGCTCTGGCTCGCCGACCTGGAGAGCGGACAACTCGATGTCCTCAGCCCGGCCTTCCGGCAGGTGTGGGGTATGGACCCGGCGGACATGCCGGATGTCGCGGGCTGGCTCGCCAGCGTCCACCCGGAGGACCGCGACGCCGCATCGCGGGCGCTTGAGCGGGTCGGCGGCGGTGAGACCCTGGTCCTGAAGTACCGGATCCTGCGCGCCGCGGACCACACGGTACGCCGCATCCGTGACACCTTCTTCCCGATCCCCGCGCTCGATGGGCACATCCGATTGGTCGGCGGGATCGCGCAGGACGTCACCACCGATACCGACCTGCGGGCCTACGTGATCGCGACGGGAAACGACGCCAGGCGTGGCCTCGTCGGCGCCCTGGAGGCCGCCGGTTACGAAGTGCAGGCCTTTGCGAGCGGACGGGCCTTCCTCGCCGTGGCGGGCTCGCTGATGCCGGGCTGCGTCGTGCTCGAATTCGAGGAGGCCGGCGACTTGGTCGTCGCAAGCGAGCTGAAGGCGGCACGTACGCACCTGCCCGTGGTGGCAATCGGTGCGAGCAGGGGCGACGTCGGCTTCGGGGTCCGCGTCATGAAGGCGGGCGCAGTCGATTTCCTCGAAGAACCCTGGACGCCGGAAGCGCTGCTGTTCGCCGTCAAGACTGCCCTGGCCGAGATCCGCGACGTCGCGGAGCAAACACGCGCGCACGACGAGTCGCGCGGCCGGATTGCGGCCCTGTCGGCACGCGAGCGTGCGGTGCTGGAGGGATTGCTGGCGGGCGGCACGAACAAGACCATCGCGCGCACGCTGGGCCTAAGTCCGCGGACGGTGGAGATCCACCGTGCCCGGGTCATGGAAGCCCTTGGGGCTCGCACCCTGCCGGAGGCGGTCCTGATCGCGACCGCGGCCGGCGTCTGTCCCGCCGTTCAGGACGGCGTCTAG